The following coding sequences are from one Arachis hypogaea cultivar Tifrunner chromosome 7, arahy.Tifrunner.gnm2.J5K5, whole genome shotgun sequence window:
- the LOC112703405 gene encoding pantoate--beta-alanine ligase isoform X1 — MAPKEPLVISNKDEMRKWSRAMRCQGKVIGLVPTMGYLHEGHLTLVREAHKHANVIAVSIYVNPGQFSPNEDLSTYPSDFDGDIRKLMSVPGGVDVVFHPHNLYDYGNDKKNSNVAIEGDKMVSCVDQGGLGHETWVRVENLQKGLCGNSRPIFFRGVATIVTKLFNIVEPDVAVFGKKDYQQWRIIQRMVRDLDFSIKIVGSEITRENDGLAMSSRNVRLSTKDRQNALSINKSLLKVKSAVEDGQVHCEKLRNLVVQCVTEAGGQIDYAEIVDQENLEKVEFINGPVVLCVAAWFGKVRLIDNMEINFKMDVRK, encoded by the exons ATGGCACCCAAAGAGCCACTGGTGATCTCCAACAAGGACGAGATGAGGAAATGGTCAAGGGCCATGAGATGCCAGGGGAAGGTCATCGGACTTGTGCCTACCATGGGCTACCTTCATGAGGGCCACCTTACCCTTGTCAGAGAAGCTCACAAGCATGCGAATGTTATAGCTGTGTCAATTTATGTAAACCCGGGGCAATTTTCACCAAATGAAGACCTTTCTACATACCCTTCTGACTTTGATGGTGATATCCGAAAGCTCATGTCTGTTCCTGGTGGTGTTGATGTTGTCTTCCATCCCCACAATTTGTATGACTATGGAAATGATAAGAAGAATAGTAATGTTGCAATTGAGGGTGACAAAATGGTGTCTTGTGTTGACCAAGGTGGACTCGGGCATGAAACTTGGGTTAGGGTTGAAAATCTTCAAAAGGGTCTTTGTGGAAATAGCAGACCTATCTTTTTTAGAGGTGTTGCTACCATTGTGACCAAGTTATTTAACATAGTGGAACCTGATGTAGCTGTGTTCGGAAAAAAAGATTATCAGCAGTGGCGAATTATTCAAAGAATG GTTCGAGATCTTGATTTTTCCATTAAAATTGTCGGTTCCGAAATAACACGTGAGAATGATGGCCTGGCAATGAGTTCGCGTAATGTGCGGCTTTCTACAAAAGACAGGCAAAat GCACTATCTATAAATAAATCTTTGTTAAAAGTTAAATCAGCAGTAGAAGATGGTCAGGTGCATTGTGAGAAGTTGAGAAACTTAGTGGTCCAATGTGTTACTGAGGCTGGTGGACAGATTGATTATGCTGAG ATTGTTGATCAAGAGAATCTGGAGAAAGTGGAATTTATCAATGGCCCTGTTGTCTTGTGTGTTGCAGCATGGTTTGGGAAAGTGAGACTTATAGACAACATGGAAATTAACTTCAAAATGGATGTGAGAAAATGA
- the LOC112703405 gene encoding pantoate--beta-alanine ligase isoform X2, giving the protein MAPKEPLVISNKDEMRKWSRAMRCQGKVIGLVPTMGYLHEGHLTLVREAHKHANVIAVSIYVNPGQFSPNEDLSTYPSDFDGDIRKLMSVPGGVDVVFHPHNLYDYGNDKKNSNVAIEGDKMVSCVDQGGLGHETWVRVENLQKGLCGNSRPIFFRGVATIVTKLFNIVEPDVAVFGKKDYQQWRIIQRMVRDLDFSIKIVGSEITRENDGLAMSSRNVRLSTKDRQNALSINKSLLKVKSAVEDGQVHCEKLRNLVVQCVTEAGGQIDYAEHGLGK; this is encoded by the exons ATGGCACCCAAAGAGCCACTGGTGATCTCCAACAAGGACGAGATGAGGAAATGGTCAAGGGCCATGAGATGCCAGGGGAAGGTCATCGGACTTGTGCCTACCATGGGCTACCTTCATGAGGGCCACCTTACCCTTGTCAGAGAAGCTCACAAGCATGCGAATGTTATAGCTGTGTCAATTTATGTAAACCCGGGGCAATTTTCACCAAATGAAGACCTTTCTACATACCCTTCTGACTTTGATGGTGATATCCGAAAGCTCATGTCTGTTCCTGGTGGTGTTGATGTTGTCTTCCATCCCCACAATTTGTATGACTATGGAAATGATAAGAAGAATAGTAATGTTGCAATTGAGGGTGACAAAATGGTGTCTTGTGTTGACCAAGGTGGACTCGGGCATGAAACTTGGGTTAGGGTTGAAAATCTTCAAAAGGGTCTTTGTGGAAATAGCAGACCTATCTTTTTTAGAGGTGTTGCTACCATTGTGACCAAGTTATTTAACATAGTGGAACCTGATGTAGCTGTGTTCGGAAAAAAAGATTATCAGCAGTGGCGAATTATTCAAAGAATG GTTCGAGATCTTGATTTTTCCATTAAAATTGTCGGTTCCGAAATAACACGTGAGAATGATGGCCTGGCAATGAGTTCGCGTAATGTGCGGCTTTCTACAAAAGACAGGCAAAat GCACTATCTATAAATAAATCTTTGTTAAAAGTTAAATCAGCAGTAGAAGATGGTCAGGTGCATTGTGAGAAGTTGAGAAACTTAGTGGTCCAATGTGTTACTGAGGCTGGTGGACAGATTGATTATGCTGAG CATGGTTTGGGAAAGTGA